One genomic segment of Helianthus annuus cultivar XRQ/B chromosome 14, HanXRQr2.0-SUNRISE, whole genome shotgun sequence includes these proteins:
- the LOC110904830 gene encoding uncharacterized protein LOC110904830: MRTLCPNLDNEDGLETVLEVPIPEESFDDTKINNNNTTSWQTMKSWMKPHSPDKKQQFSDFGGGRNAEIQLLLGVVGAPLVPLPIFSKHLPFKSFIQDHPIESSMAKYILQQYIAAAGGEKALSLIDSMCAVGKVKMVATEFNDGDGITVSCGGKAVKAKSVKNNGGEMGGFVLWQKKPDLWSLELVVSGYKITAGSDGKVAWRQTPWHQSHASRGPPRPLRRSLQGLDPKSTANLFTNSICIGEKTINGEDCFVLKLEPELQSLKLRSSNNVEIMKHTIWGYFSQRTGLLYQLKDSHLIRINTPGSDSVFWETTMESLIQDYRTIDGINIAHGGKTTVSLFRFGEDTESHSQTKMEEVWTIEEVDFNIKGLSMDCFLPPSDLKKEDDQPIVKTKSSDKLIGSARFASKSRGNSSRFGVPKIVAIDSNSFNSLGDL, translated from the exons ATGAGGACCTTATGCCCAAACTTAGACAACGAAGATGGTCTTGAAACTGTCCTCGAAGTTCCAATCCCAGAGGAAAGTTTCGATGACACCaagatcaacaacaacaacactacCTCATGGCAAACAATGAAATCTTGGATGAAACCTCATTCGCCTGATAAAAAACAACAGTTTTCCGACTTTGGTGGCGGTCGAAATGCCGAAATTCAGCTCTTGCTTGGAGTCGTTGGAGCTCCTCTTGTCCCTCTTCCAATCTTTTCCAAACATCTCCCCTTCAAGTCATTTATCCAAGATCATCCCATT GAGTCTTCAATGGCTAAATACATCTTGCAACAATATATAGCGGCGGCTGGAGGAGAAAAGGCGTTGAGTTTAATTGATAGTATGTGCGCGGTAGGGAAGGTGAAGATGGTGGCGACAGAGTTCAACGACGGAGATGGAATAACCGTGAGTTGCGGTGGTAAGGCGGTGAAGGCCAAAAGTGTGAAAAACAATGGTGGTGAGATGGGTGGGTTTGTGTTATGGCAAAAAAAGCCGGACCTTTGGTCTTTGGAATTGGTTGTTTCCGGTTACAAGATCACCGCTGGCAGCGACGGGAAGGTGGCGTGGCGGCAGACACCGTGGCACCAGTCTCATGCTTCTAGAGGCCCGCCTAGACCTCTTCGTCGTTCCTTACAG GGTCTTGATCCAAAGTCAACAGCTAATTTGTTCACAAATTCAATATGCATTGGAGAGAAGACCATCAATGGGGAAGACTGCTTTGTGTTGAAGCTTGAACCTGAGCTTCAATCTTTAAAGCTAAGAAGTAGTAACAATGTGGAGATAATGAAGCACACAATTTGGGGGTATTTTAGTCAAAGAACAGGTCTTTTGTACCAACTTAAAGACTCACATCTTATTAGAATAAACACCCCTGGAAGTGATAGTGTGTTTTGGGAGACAACCATGGAGTCACTAATCCAAGATTACCGGACCATCGATGGGATTAACATCGCACACGGTGGTAAAACCACCGTCTCGTTGTTTAGATTCGGGGAGGACACCGAAAGCCATTCGCAAACTAAAATGGAAGAGGTTTGGACCATTGAAGAAGTGGATTTTAACATAAAAGGTCTTTCTATGGACTGTTTTTTGCCACCGAGTGACTTGAAAAAGGAAGACGATCAACCCATTGTTAAGACGAAGAGTAGTGACAAGTTAATCGGAAGTGCTAGGTTTGCCTCCAAGAGCCGCGGAAATTCCTCAAGATTTGGTGTTCCTAAGATTGTCGCGATCGATTCCAACAGTTTCAACAGTTTGGGGGACTTGTGA